The DNA window tcataccgaaaataaggtataccgaaactttttgtaaggtaaatgtatgattttttctcataccgaattttcggtaaggtatacgatatgatggtttcggtaaggtatattGTACCTACCCACTCCTAAAAACGAGCATTGATGGAAAATCCTCTCATTTGGAGTTCGATAGAACCCATGCGACTTAATATCatgttttagagcatccacaatggcgcctagcgcaccgcctagccgagcgccggcgctaggcggtcgctaggcgaaccattggaggatccgaaaaccgccgagcggttttccagaaatcaatttcgcctagcgctaggcggtaaaaaaccgctgggctatgcgctgggcgatccgctcggctccattgcagcgcccggatcgcccagcgcatagcccagcagattttttatttttgatttttaattttcgaaacactatatatacgcgatttgcacttcattttcattcgcaccacttgtattaacgagtactgtctctatcttaatttatgtacaagatcaacaccgagaaatggatctGAACAATGAGCCAAGTTCAGGGACGAGcggttctcaaactcccccaatcaccgttggaggcggatggaatcagatgcccgggtactacaacatgtacccgtggcagcagatgctacccgggatgccgaccggagggagtccgccggggggttCCCGGCGATGCGGGGttgggcacccaatatgcagatgatgtcggggtgggcacccaatatgcagatgataccCGGGGGAGTTTCGGCGACGCAGGTGACgcggggggacgtctatcgccccagttttgattttttgactgcttcatcgcacacatcgaccccaacggatgcgcagttcatgccgagcggttttgatgattttgcgttgtcggatttggggtttgatagtctcagagttccggaaactcccgttcaaacggggggagcagtgcagggtagtggcgccccaaagaagaagggcaagggaaagaaggtcggggagtcgtcgcagccgggtggggatgaccccacggtacggagaaggtggacggacgaggagaatGTTGCGTTGtcaaaggcgtgggtgagtgtttgcgacgatcctcttgtttctaataaccagaggatcgtcaacgtgtggggcaaggtagcagcagcctaccagctattttgcccggaggggaggccacagaacggggaggattgccggaaggcgtggaaccgaatcagggctgccgtctcccaattttcgggtttgtacgccaacgccctccgcatgcagagtagtggccaaacggaggacgactgcaggaggatagcggagaaagccttcccccagcccgggttgtataaggacttcacctactggaactgctatcttgtgctgaacgactccgagaaattacgagtaggtgtcgacgctggctggccgaagaagcaacgattgaactatacctgggattacagcggcagcagcggtggttcccacgacctccccgagacggaccAGGTGCTCCCCAACCCTCGTTCGTTCGACCGCTGACCTCGCCCCGCTGGGCaaaagcgggcgcaacgggaggcgaggggggtcgccgggggttcccaggaggtccagtcggcatccccctttgaccgccagtctacagaggatctcaagtacttcgcgcgtcaacaaacgcgccagatgatggtgaagacgttagccAAATGACGAGCGGCGACGGACCCCAGGAGAAGAGATTTCTCTTCACATTGCTCGAGAGCATAAATGACGATCTGCGTGGAGGCGGCAGCGGTGGTggcagcggaggcggcggtgacagtggcgacggaggcggcggtggcggtggcgacggcgacgacgagtgatttttttaagtaatgtactttttcgattttgaatgtaattttttttattaatgtacttttttaaaatttttgtactttttaaatttattgtacttttttaaaaattaaaatagtattattaatgtttcccgtatatgtctcgtaaattaaattccgtatattgtgttattagtgatgtggctatttatgtggctgggctatttatgatatggctaggctatggctgggctatttctgatgtggcaggaggatttttagtattgatgatgtggcaggaggagtttgtggctaggctatggcttgactattgctgggctataaccattgtggatgctcttatagagTTTGAATAATCACAATAATTTTAGCGCTTCAAATATTTTAGCACCATCTTCTAGGCCTGCAAAttcgggtacccgcgggtacctgAACCCGAAATctcaaaaatatcatacccaATATTCGACCCGTATGTGAATTCGGGTACCCTAATACCCGATGCGGGTACCCGAACCCAACTAATCGGGTACCCATAAACccgaaattattatatttcaaatttatttttttatataaattatattgtgatgaaaatagaaattattaaaaataacacaatactactatttattgactATTATTAAAAGTCTAACCTTCAATTCAAAATTTCTAATGTTTTAGCTTTCTCTATATAAATAGACATTAGACGAATAGACactacttaaatttaaaataaagaaatttttgacataaattgaaatataaaagagattaaaataatttttaagacATTAAATGAACATGTAAATAAAATGGAGAAagcataattatatattttcaaaagatAACCAGTAAGAACATAAATAATGCAACATGAACATAACACGAATGTAAATAAGTATTAAAGTCGAgataatagaaaaataaaatgtcaAAGCAATCTAtactatataaattttttttatcacaaatacataattaatcggATTTTATCGGGTATTAGTCGGGTACCCTAAATCCGAAAAATTATAACATTAACTACCCAAACCCGTACCGAACCCATAATTTCGGGTTTCGGGTACCCAAAACCCGTTGGGTATTGGGTCGggatcgggtatacccgaaacCCGCGGATTAAATTTGCAGGCTTACCATCTTCTTTCAAACTTGAAAGACCACATATATATTGTTGTGGAGGATATATAGAAGTTTCTCTGCTCCTGAAATATCTTAGTATAAGATAATTTATGAAAATACTCATTAAGTTCAAATATTTTATAGCTTATAACAAGACAACAAGTAACATAAAGCATAGAGAATTCAAAAACTAGACATGCTCTTATGTGTTCGAAGCTCACCTTTGTTGTGCAGATTGTCTATTTTGCCCACGCTGATTTGCAAGGCTATAAATCCATTAACCTCATGGTCAAATCCCTATTAGTAGATTATTGTGTAGATAAATATTCATAGATTTTAGACTTGAGAAATTTTGGATTGAAGCTTTATAATGTAGTAATACTTACTTTTTAAACTCAATTGAAATGATTaagtttaattaaaattaatttgaatattaGCATCACTAATTCACTATCATAATAATTGAGTTATCCGCCTAAATTCAAATTACGAATAATCTGAGAAATTTTTCACTAAATTTGTTACtaatctttaatttttttctactaATATTTATTCAATAATTACAAATTTTCAAGAGTCACTTAATTTTAAATCTATTTTACTGTACTACTTGAATTAATATCAATTAGTTAGTTATGTAGAATAGTCCGAATCTGGTGATGTTAGAGCATttccaatgcacggatgtcccactcggacttctcaaaaacacctcctgccacgtcactaggacttcccattccactaccacgtcactaggactttcCCTGTataatccgcccttcccactaggacttctcgcaattaaaaaaatcacaattatttaatcacaataaataccggacgtccgacccggacgtccgacccatgCCACAATGActgacgtccgcccgcccgtcgcccggacgtccgaggacatgcGACGTCCATACGGGATATCCGTATCCGAGTGCCTTcgttacaatggcggacgtcgcggatgtccgacccgacgtccgccattggagatgctcttaggctCACTTCTCAAACTAGCTATAGTTCACTCGTGAAAACAAAGCCCTAAATCTCTCTGAGGGCTGCATTTCCCGCGTAAAATCCTTAAAGCACCGGAGCTCCGACGGCGAAGCGCCGGAAATCTGAGGCGGTAGAAGCACATTGAGATGGGGACGTCAGTGCAGGTGAAGCCGCTGTGTGGAGTGTACAACGAGAATCCCCTGTCGTATCTAGTCTCAATCGACGGCTTCAATTTCCTCGTCGACTGCGGTTGGAACGACCAGTTCGACACCTCTCTTCTCGAACCCCTATCCAGGTCTTCAATTTAACTATATTTTGTTTGTCATCGCAAGATATATGTTTATTACAGTTTTGTTATTCCATTGCTCAAGTAGAAAAGGATTTAGGTTAGGGTTTAAGTGGATGATTCAATGTAGTTCAGAATACGACACAATTGATCAACTTTGGGCCTTTCATTGTATCAGAAAACAGTATAATCATTTAGTGTAAGAGCCTTTTAATGAGTAGTTATTGTGGCCGCTTCTGTTCTGTAAGCTGAGATAGCTTGTGATGTTTATCAGGGTTGCTTCATCTGTGGATGCTGTGTTACTATCACACCCTGACACACTTCATCTTGGTGCGTTACCATATGCAATGAAGCAATTTGGAATTTCTGCACCAGTTTTTGCAACTGAACCTGTCTACAGATTGGGCCTCCTGACCATGTACGATCACTATTTGTCTCGAAAGGTGAAATTTGATCTTGGGAATTTGCTTTTGTTGAGTGCCTTTGATCTTAATGTTGATTCTGTTTAGTTGCTTTGACTGTCAATTCAGAGTTGTGTAAGTGATTTGGTGGTCCCCGTTTCTTCTGAAGTAAATCACTCTAGAGTAGTGGGAATGTGGGATTCTAAAACAGCGTAGATTCGTCAATCTTACATGCACATGCTCGATTTGTGATTTGCTTCACTTGGTCTCAGAATGACTAATTGCCATGCCTCAAACTTATCCAGATCTGTTGTATATTACTGTAATTAGATTGATGTTCAGGATAAAAATACTTTGGTACCAGATTTTGTCCAAATTAATACGACATGGCACTATTGATGGTAAAATTGTCTCTCGTTGTGCTGCTccttttcttgatttttgaaCAATTTCAGTGTATAGCATAAAGTGAATGCAAAATTTGAAGGTCTTTCAATATCAAGCAAATTCAGACTTTATTTGATGAGCTTAGTATTTTACCTTTCTGCTGTAAAGAACAACAGACAGGAAAGGAAAAGAATGATGTTAACATGCTACTGTTGAGGAAATGTAATAAATCTGAATTAAGAGCTCTATAACTGACCCATGCTACTGTTGCAGGTGCTGAAGTAGTATCTTATCCTCTATTCCTCTTATGTAAACGTTCTTTCTGTCTGTACTTTTGTTATTGCAGTTTGTAAAAAAACAATACAGATTGTTTGTAACATGTCATCTGTATAATGTATTTGGTGCAGTTCCCATTATATGGTATGAAGTTTATGTGGAAATGGATGTAGACTCTATAGACTATGATTATCTTGTAAACCATTTTATTAGAAATTTTACCAAATGTTGTTTCTgtgttttctttacatttcttctTCTTGGTAATGAGTGTGGTCCTTCTTTTTATTGATGTTCTGTATCTAATAGTATATGTTTCTTGCAGCAAGTATCCGAGTTTGATTTGTTCACCCTGGATGATATAGATTCTGCATTCCAAAACATCATTAGATTGACATACTCCCAGAATTATTATATGTCTGGTAAGTTGTTCTACGTTCTTCTTAATACGTGTGTGCTGAGCATGTTTAGTTTGAATCTTAGCTGTTCCACTACTCCCAATTCCTGGTTTCCACAAAAAATTGTATTAAGTCTGTATATCAATTTTCGCAAGGAGTTCTGTCATAGTCAAGATTATCTTAGTTGTTCATTGCAGGTGAATCATGTGGATATGAGAAGGGATCAGTATTGTACTAATATACTAAACTAATTCTTTGTAATGCATCTTATAAGTTTCCATTCTATACGTATCTAGGAAAAGGAGAAGGCATTGTTATTGCACCCCTTGCAGCTGGTCACCTTTTAGGGGGCACATTTTGGAAGATCACGAAGGATGGAGAGGATGTTATATATGCTGTCGATTTCAATCATCGTAAAGAAAAGTTGTCTTGTGATTGCATAAATTGTTTTAACCATAGAGTGCTTTCTTTTATGGCCTTGTTTCTTACTAATCCTTGCTCTTGTTTCATTCAGGCTTTTGAATGGAACTGTTTTAGAGTCTTTTGTGCGCCCTGCTGTTTTGATAACAGATGCATACAATGCTCTGTTGAGTAATCAGCCCCCAAGACGTCAAAAAGACCAGCAGTTGTTAGGTAATGATTACCATCCTGACTATTGCTACAATTGTAAATTTCATTGTCCAGTTTTACAATCTGAAAACCATTCACACTCATTTgctttatataaatattaagcGGATTAACATCCTGTTCTTTTAgttattctttttcttgaaaTCTTTTTAGTCATCTTTTACTTTTGTTCTTGATTGTAAAAAGATAGGATTGCTTCTAAAAGATTCTGTTTTGTTTTGCTATCATATACCTATATAAATATTACAAGGGCATGTTTTTCTGGACAAACAATTTATATCATTCTTTTTTAGATGCCATACTGAAGACATTGAGAGCAGATGGTAATATATTAGTACCTGTTGATACTGCCGGTAGAGTGCTTGAGCTGCTTTTGATACTGGAACAGGCGAGTCAACCTTATGACAATGCTCTTTTGTTAGAAAATTATCCATTTCTAatgttatcttttgaataaaCCTGCAGTACTGGGAGCACCATCACTTTACGTATCCCATCTTCTTCCTGACATATGTTTCATCGAGCACAATTGATTATGCAAAGAGTTTTCTTGAGTGGATGAGTGATAAAATAGCCAAGTCCTTTGAAGACTCACGAGATAATGCATTTCTTTTGAAGTAAGATGTTTTTCTTTGGCTTTTAGTTCTTTCTTAGAAAACTTTTACAATTTTGTCGAGGACTTTATGTTGGAATAATACATGTCTAACTGAAGAGCTAATTTTCCAATCTAATGGATTTTATAGTGAAATTACCCACTAGCTCACTTGGACTTCTCCGTATTGTTAATATCCTGATTTAATTGGACTGATGTATTGGGCTTGTGAATTGGTTAGCTTCTGAAGTAGATTTTTTGCCACAAAAAATTCTAAGGAAGTAAGGAAGTTGATTGATTTATCAATGCTATGTTATTGTTGTGTTATTCTATGTGAGGTTGCTCATTATTGCCTTTAATTTGTCTGTTGTAACTTTTCATGTTGAATCAAAAAGTACCTCAGATCTCATGATAGCTTTTCATTAAAGATGTTATCTGAAACTTGCAGGCATGTAACACTTCTAATCAGCAAGAGCGAGCTCGAAAAAGTTCCTGATGGCCCAAAGGTTAAGATGACTGAAGAGTttataaaatcatattttggaAGATTTTCTTATTCACGAATTACTTTTTACATTCTGATCAGATAGTCTTAGCATCCATGGCAAGTTTAGAGGTGGGATTTTCTCATGATATTTTTGTTGACTGGGCTGCTGACTCAAAGAACCTTGTACTTTTTACTGAGAGAGGCCAGGTTTGCTCTGCACCTTGGGATAActaatttgaaatttatatgTTAAAATAAAACGGATGACTAATTCTGCGGACTTGTTGAAGTTCAATAGTTTTTGTATTCTCATTTATTTAGCTATTTTTATCCTCTCTACTACCTTTTGACCTGATAGATTCTTTAAAACTTTACTTTTGTGGAGAAATTACAAAATTACTCTTGAATATTGATTTTTAAGTAATACCTCTCTTGTTTCATTCCTACTGGTATTCTTGTATCCATCTGTTCCAAAAGAGTACCTTCCCcttcaaatttaaaatgataTACTGCTAATATTGTTTTTGTGTGTGCTATTTAAGAGGAATTTGGAAAATACAAAGAATGATGACAGTATTTCTCTGCAACTAATCTAGGCTAATGTTTCTTCACTCTGTAGTTTGGCACACTTGCAAGAGTGCTTCAGTCAGATCCTCCTCCAAAAGCTGTTAAAGTGACTATGTCAAAGAGAATCCCCTTGGTTGGAGAGGAGCTTGCTGCCTATGAAGAAGAGCAAAAccgaaaaagaaaagaagaagctcTAAAAGCTACTCTCATCAAGGAAGAGGAATCAAGAGCTACTCTTGGAGCAGAACAAGCTGTGGGTGACCCGATGATTATTGATGCTAAAATCAAACAACCCTCTTCAAATGGTACTCTTAAGCTCTTTTTCACTCTAACTAATTATGCCTCAACCAAAGAACAGAGCATATTAGTTTATCTTGAACTTGACTAATTTGAATAGCCTGTAAAAACAGatgcaaaaatcaaaattcacaaTTTTGGTTTCCTCATTTTTCCCCACAATTTGTAAGATAACGGGTCTTAATTCTTGTGCTTGCTTCTAAAGTTTATAGGCCTAAACACACAAGAAAATATACTCATAAGGCTTAAATTTTTACTGAAAAAGTTATTCCATACATCTTCACAGGTGCTGCTTTACAACATGGAGCATTCAAAGATGTATTTATAGACGGATTTGTTTCACCCCCATCTAGTGCTGGCCCCATGTTCCCCTTCTATGAGAACACATTCGAATGGGATGATTTTGGTGAGGTTATTAATCCAGATGATTATACACGCAACGATGAAGACATGGACCAGGCATCTATGCAGGTAAATTGTGTATATTATGCTTGCATTCTGCTTTCTTATCTCAATTTCTTTTGCGACACCTTTTCCACCGTATGATTTGTATAAGCAAAGTGTAAGGAAAGATAAAGCTAGACAATGTGAAAGTATTGATTTAGGAGATGGAGATGTGAGGTGAATCTGGTAATCAATAGCCCTAGTTATTGGGTTTAATAAAGTAAGACGGTGTTGATGATATATAAAACATAACGGCTTTTCCCAGCTTTAGCCAACATTTttcatttgaaattttgaactatttgtttgtttttttaattgtgtaGTATTTTTTTCAGTGATACATGTTAGGACTCGTTCTTCCTTTTCGGTTGGTTGAGTCTTTGATGATAGatcattattaattttttgaatttggagtTCTGGTGGGAATTCCCTAGTCAACTCTGTTAAAGATGGACAACCTCTATTGTTCAATGTAAGGAACATGTGAATATGCACAAAAAATGAAGTGATATGAAGAAAATGTAAAATTTGTGTATGTGATTGGCGTTTAATTTCTCTATTTCAGTAAAAAATTAGGTAGCATTATCCAAAAAATGGAAACAGCATTACAAGAAAATGGAATGAAAAAAGTAAATTCCCACTAATTGGATAACAATCAGAAGAACTGAGAACAAAATCATGATATTATTAGAAGTTAGTCTCTTCACATTTTATATGTGTACTAGTTAAAATTGCATTCCTTGGAAATTTGGATGAGAAAATTATCTGCCTCACAATATTAATTTTCTAGGTTGGAGAATTCAATGGGAAGCTTGATGAAGCATCTGCCAGTCTGTTTCTGGATGCAAC is part of the Salvia splendens isolate huo1 chromosome 6, SspV2, whole genome shotgun sequence genome and encodes:
- the LOC121806732 gene encoding cleavage and polyadenylation specificity factor subunit 2-like; the encoded protein is MGTSVQVKPLCGVYNENPLSYLVSIDGFNFLVDCGWNDQFDTSLLEPLSRVASSVDAVLLSHPDTLHLGALPYAMKQFGISAPVFATEPVYRLGLLTMYDHYLSRKQVSEFDLFTLDDIDSAFQNIIRLTYSQNYYMSGKGEGIVIAPLAAGHLLGGTFWKITKDGEDVIYAVDFNHRKEKLLNGTVLESFVRPAVLITDAYNALLSNQPPRRQKDQQLLDAILKTLRADGNILVPVDTAGRVLELLLILEQYWEHHHFTYPIFFLTYVSSSTIDYAKSFLEWMSDKIAKSFEDSRDNAFLLKHVTLLISKSELEKVPDGPKIVLASMASLEVGFSHDIFVDWAADSKNLVLFTERGQFGTLARVLQSDPPPKAVKVTMSKRIPLVGEELAAYEEEQNRKRKEEALKATLIKEEESRATLGAEQAVGDPMIIDAKIKQPSSNGAALQHGAFKDVFIDGFVSPPSSAGPMFPFYENTFEWDDFGEVINPDDYTRNDEDMDQASMQVGEFNGKLDEASASLFLDATPSKVVSSEQTVYVKCSLVYMDFEGRSDGGSIKKILSHVSPLKLVLVHGSAEATEHLKEHCLKNVCPHVFAPQIEESVDVTSDLCAYKVQLSEKLMSNVLFKKLGDFEVAWVDAEVGKAENGTLSLLPLSTPPPPHKTVLVGDIKMADFKQFLASQGIQVEFAGGALRCGEHVTLRKVGDSSQKGGGNIQHIILEGPLSEEYYKIRDHVYSQFYAL